In Lotus japonicus ecotype B-129 chromosome 5, LjGifu_v1.2, one genomic interval encodes:
- the LOC130719325 gene encoding uncharacterized protein LOC130719325 has protein sequence MSQSSGKNDSVKAKIERTSKGVKCMGLKSGSSQPSTVSKTAPRKPKTRYPARKTYMSKAQNKELSNVPLCEDVTDEEEIDAEDSPVKSLPDVVPDVETSGSKEISAKEKSGKDSTSREDSGDTTQPDISASSSSKDVDPKNGNSEDTNSAEPSQAPAPVQDISDDDSDDEPLVKSIPDSIAARMKRKRRVSTPEATPSPPKRSKSSPVTYKSRQASVKDKGKQKAVKTPSWSDEDNS, from the exons atgtctcaaagttcaggaaagaatgACTCTGTCAaggcaaagattgaaagaacttctAAAGGAGTAAAAtgcatgggtttgaagagtggttCTTCCCAACCATCTACTGTGTCAAAGACAGCTCCTAGGAAGCCGAAGACAAGATACCCAGCAAGAAAAACCTACATGTCCAAGGCTCAAAACAAAGAACTCTCCAATGTTCCTCTTTGTGAGGATGTtactgatgaagaggaaatcGATGCTGAAGACTCTCCTGTGAAATCGCTtcctgatgttgtgcctgatgttgagacatctgggtctaaggAGATTTCTGCCAAAGAAAAatctggaaaggattccacctCTCGTGAAGATTCAGGCGATACTACCCAACCTGATATCTCTgcatcatcctcttcaaaggatgTTGATCCAAAGAATGGCAATTCTGAGGATACCAATTCTGCAGAACCAAGCCAGGCTCCAGCCcctgttcaggacatctctgatgatgattctgatgatgagccCCTGGTTAAATCCATTCCTGATAGCATTGCTGCcaggatgaaaagaaaaagaagggtctCTACTCCAGAAGCCACTCCCTCTCCACCAAAGAGATCCAAGTCATCTCCTGTAACCTACAAATCTAGACAAGCAAGTGTGAAGGATAAGGGAAAGCAGAAGGCTGTCAAGACTCCAA GCTGGTCTGATGAAGACAATTCATAA